One window of Robiginitalea biformata HTCC2501 genomic DNA carries:
- a CDS encoding CusA/CzcA family heavy metal efflux RND transporter: protein MIDRIIDFSINNKFIIGLLTLALIGAGTYSMTQVPIDAVPDITNNQVQVITQSPNLGTEDIEQFVTYPVEVAMSNLPSVKEIRSISRFGLSVVTIVFDDKMGTYLPRQLVSEKLTEVREAIPEGFGQPSIGPITTGLGEVYQYTLKVESEFQDKYSLTDLRTMQDWIVQRQMAMVPGVVEINAIGGKIKQYEVAVNPNDLKAIGLTITDVFKALESNNKNTGGAYIEKNHQANFIRGEGLVRSLDDIKKIVIKNENGVPVTVSDVAEVRFGSAVRYGALTQDGEGEVVGGLVMMLKGANSNEVIVRVKERMAEIQKSLPEGVIIEPLLDRSKLINETTGTVRNNLLEGALIVIFVLVFLLGNWRGGLIVASTIPLSLLFAFILMNVFDVWANLMSLGAIDFGIIVDGAVIIVEASVFLMGSYLLKKKALNRADRDEIAANASKKMMNAAFFGQLIILIVFLPILALEGVEGKMFRPMALTFIFAMIGAMVLCLTYVPMMSALFLKPPKTKKKTWGDRFVLWVQRKYEPLLVNALKKGKWVVGIAVALFAVATFVFSRMGGEFIPQLDEGDIAFHTILKPGSSLSETIETTTKVERIVMAEFPEVEKIVSRIGVAEVPTDPMPMDFADVFVILKPRDEWVSAASKDELIAKMKEAVSIIPGVNYEFTQPIEMRFNELLEGIREDVAIKIYGEDIDVLASKADEITQIIAGTDGIGDMRAEATSGLPQMTIKYNRDKLAQYGVSIDQLNMMVQSAFAGGYAGVIFEGEKRFDLVVRLHEQNRSDINDIRKLYISLPNGSQIPLQELAAIEYIPGPMQISRDNTNRRTYVGVNVRGRDVESLVNEIKDKLDANLDLPPGYFIRYGGAFENLERASERLQTVVPVALLLIFILIYFALKSFPQSLMIYLAIPMATIGGVFALWLRDMPFSISAGVGFIVLFGVAVLNGLVMISGFNELKQEGVADLNVRILEGTKRRVRPIMLTAFTDILGFLPMAISGSAGAEVQRPLATVVIGGLISSTLLTLLILPIFYQWVENRSERERKLNSKLVSAMAVAGLLFTSTFAKAQQEQDSLPIISIEQAGKIARENYPLLKTKQLEIQKQNTLKGTAYDLGKTQVFTGGEEVGDGQGIYTIVGIGQQSINLFGIGAKRRLQKQRIALAETAHDLTGLQVEQEAKKAWSQAYQQRQKYELYRELDSIYALFEKAVELNFEVEAISRLEYASAINQALQISNKLQQAESDYLIALQKLNLWLVSDTYYTVPGKLDEREIGAVSLDVDLAKHPELALSQKRIDEAEANYRVARTDLLPNFNLQGGLQQVSGENGFYTYQAGLSLPLFSGTLRSEAKAAKIDSEIAREQANFIQRQLQSEYRQAVQTHQKWKTSWQFYRDKALPLAGEQRIGALLAYTEGAVDYAAFTQIIRDAINTEMEALNTLDNYLKSVFELQYFNQ from the coding sequence ATGATCGACAGAATCATTGATTTTTCAATCAATAACAAATTCATTATTGGTCTGCTTACACTTGCACTGATTGGTGCCGGCACCTACAGTATGACCCAGGTGCCGATCGATGCCGTGCCGGATATTACTAACAATCAGGTACAAGTCATAACCCAATCTCCCAATCTTGGAACGGAAGACATTGAACAATTCGTAACCTATCCTGTGGAGGTGGCAATGAGCAATTTGCCCAGTGTCAAAGAAATCCGTTCGATTTCCCGTTTTGGACTTTCGGTAGTTACCATCGTATTCGATGACAAGATGGGAACCTACCTACCCAGACAGCTAGTATCTGAAAAACTGACCGAAGTACGTGAAGCCATTCCAGAAGGCTTCGGCCAACCTTCCATCGGGCCTATCACTACAGGTTTAGGCGAAGTCTATCAATATACCTTAAAGGTTGAATCTGAATTTCAGGATAAATATTCCCTGACCGACCTCCGCACAATGCAGGATTGGATTGTACAGCGACAAATGGCAATGGTGCCGGGCGTTGTGGAAATCAACGCCATTGGCGGGAAAATAAAACAGTATGAAGTGGCTGTTAACCCGAATGATTTGAAAGCAATCGGGCTTACCATAACCGATGTGTTCAAAGCGCTTGAATCGAATAATAAAAACACGGGGGGTGCTTACATCGAGAAAAACCATCAGGCCAATTTTATTCGGGGTGAAGGTCTTGTACGGAGTCTTGACGACATAAAAAAAATCGTTATTAAAAATGAAAATGGTGTGCCTGTTACGGTAAGTGACGTTGCCGAAGTACGCTTTGGTTCAGCCGTTCGCTATGGAGCTTTGACACAGGATGGCGAAGGCGAGGTCGTAGGCGGGCTTGTAATGATGCTAAAAGGAGCAAATTCAAACGAGGTCATTGTCCGAGTCAAGGAACGGATGGCCGAAATACAGAAATCGCTACCGGAAGGGGTGATTATCGAACCGTTGTTGGATAGAAGCAAACTCATAAATGAAACCACGGGAACGGTACGGAACAATCTTTTGGAAGGCGCACTCATTGTAATTTTTGTATTGGTGTTTCTCTTGGGTAACTGGCGCGGTGGTTTGATTGTAGCATCCACCATTCCACTTTCACTTTTGTTCGCCTTTATTTTGATGAACGTTTTCGACGTATGGGCAAACCTGATGAGTTTGGGGGCAATCGACTTTGGTATTATCGTAGATGGTGCGGTAATCATTGTGGAAGCCAGTGTATTTCTTATGGGTAGTTATTTACTTAAAAAGAAAGCCTTGAATAGGGCAGACCGTGATGAGATAGCCGCAAATGCATCCAAAAAGATGATGAATGCCGCTTTCTTCGGACAGTTGATAATCCTAATTGTTTTCCTTCCCATTTTGGCATTGGAAGGAGTCGAAGGAAAAATGTTCCGGCCAATGGCGCTAACGTTCATCTTCGCAATGATTGGAGCCATGGTATTGTGCCTAACCTATGTGCCCATGATGTCAGCTCTATTTTTAAAACCGCCTAAAACGAAGAAGAAAACTTGGGGCGATCGGTTTGTGCTTTGGGTTCAAAGAAAGTATGAACCTCTTTTAGTAAATGCTTTGAAGAAAGGAAAATGGGTCGTGGGTATCGCCGTTGCCCTATTTGCCGTTGCCACATTCGTATTTTCCAGAATGGGTGGTGAGTTTATACCTCAACTGGACGAAGGGGATATTGCGTTCCACACCATTCTAAAGCCAGGCAGTTCGCTGAGCGAGACTATTGAAACCACTACCAAAGTAGAGCGTATTGTCATGGCCGAATTTCCTGAAGTGGAAAAGATTGTGAGCCGCATTGGTGTGGCCGAAGTGCCCACTGACCCGATGCCCATGGACTTTGCCGATGTATTTGTAATCCTTAAACCACGAGATGAATGGGTGTCCGCAGCATCTAAGGATGAGCTTATCGCCAAAATGAAAGAAGCGGTAAGCATTATTCCGGGTGTAAATTATGAGTTTACTCAACCGATCGAAATGCGCTTCAATGAACTGTTAGAGGGTATCCGTGAGGATGTGGCCATCAAAATTTACGGTGAGGATATCGATGTGCTAGCCTCAAAAGCGGACGAGATTACCCAAATCATTGCAGGAACGGATGGTATCGGTGATATGCGGGCAGAAGCTACTTCTGGATTGCCCCAGATGACCATAAAATACAATCGAGATAAGTTAGCGCAGTATGGAGTTAGCATCGACCAACTTAATATGATGGTGCAATCTGCTTTTGCTGGCGGATACGCAGGGGTCATTTTTGAAGGAGAAAAGCGTTTTGATTTGGTCGTCAGGCTCCATGAGCAAAACCGTTCAGATATCAATGACATAAGAAAATTGTACATCAGTTTGCCGAATGGGTCACAGATCCCGCTTCAAGAACTGGCCGCAATTGAATATATACCGGGACCGATGCAAATAAGCCGGGACAATACCAACCGCAGGACCTACGTGGGTGTAAACGTGCGTGGCCGCGATGTGGAATCATTGGTCAATGAGATTAAGGATAAACTGGATGCCAATCTTGATTTGCCTCCCGGTTATTTTATTCGATATGGTGGTGCATTCGAAAATCTTGAAAGGGCAAGTGAGCGATTGCAGACCGTAGTTCCGGTAGCGTTATTACTAATTTTTATCCTAATTTATTTTGCCCTAAAATCATTTCCACAATCCTTGATGATTTACCTGGCCATCCCGATGGCGACCATAGGCGGTGTTTTCGCCCTATGGCTCAGGGATATGCCCTTTAGTATTTCAGCAGGGGTCGGCTTTATTGTGCTTTTTGGCGTAGCGGTACTCAACGGATTGGTAATGATCAGTGGGTTCAACGAGTTGAAACAGGAAGGTGTTGCTGACCTTAATGTTCGTATTCTCGAGGGAACAAAACGCAGAGTACGCCCTATTATGCTCACGGCGTTCACGGACATTTTAGGTTTTCTTCCGATGGCAATTTCAGGATCCGCAGGGGCTGAAGTGCAACGACCCTTGGCAACTGTGGTAATCGGCGGATTGATATCTTCAACACTTCTGACGCTGTTGATCCTTCCTATTTTTTATCAATGGGTTGAGAATCGTTCAGAACGGGAGAGGAAACTCAATTCAAAATTAGTTTCTGCTATGGCCGTGGCAGGTCTTTTGTTCACTTCCACATTTGCAAAAGCGCAACAAGAACAAGATTCACTTCCAATTATCTCCATAGAACAGGCTGGTAAAATTGCCAGGGAAAACTATCCGCTTCTGAAAACAAAACAGCTGGAAATCCAAAAACAAAACACACTTAAAGGGACGGCATATGATCTTGGCAAGACTCAAGTATTTACGGGAGGTGAGGAGGTAGGTGATGGTCAGGGAATTTATACTATAGTAGGTATTGGGCAACAGAGTATCAATCTGTTCGGAATCGGTGCGAAAAGGCGATTGCAGAAACAGCGAATCGCTTTGGCAGAAACCGCTCATGACTTAACTGGCTTGCAAGTAGAACAGGAAGCAAAAAAGGCGTGGTCACAAGCATACCAACAACGACAGAAATATGAATTGTATCGTGAACTGGATTCGATATACGCACTATTCGAAAAGGCTGTCGAACTCAACTTTGAGGTAGAGGCCATTTCCAGGTTGGAATATGCATCTGCGATCAATCAAGCGTTGCAAATCAGCAATAAATTGCAACAGGCCGAAAGTGATTATTTGATAGCCTTGCAAAAGCTCAACCTTTGGTTGGTCTCGGACACCTATTACACAGTTCCAGGAAAGCTTGACGAACGTGAGATTGGGGCTGTAAGTCTCGATGTGGATTTAGCTAAGCATCCGGAATTGGCACTTTCACAAAAGCGAATTGACGAAGCCGAAGCCAATTACCGAGTTGCTCGTACGGATTTATTGCCAAATTTTAACCTGCAAGGAGGGTTGCAACAGGTGAGTGGCGAAAACGGTTTTTACACCTATCAGGCAGGCCTATCACTTCCCTTATTTTCCGGCACGCTACGTAGTGAGGCAAAAGCTGCCAAAATTGATAGTGAAATTGCAAGAGAACAGGCAAATTTTATCCAACGTCAACTGCAATCCGAATATCGACAAGCGGTACAAACTCATCAGAAATGGAAAACTTCCTGGCAATTTTATAGGGATAAAGCACTACCGCTTGCCGGGGAACAGCGCATTGGAGCATTGCTTGCCTATACAGAAGGTGCTGTAGACTATGCCGCATTCACGCAAATCATACGGGATGCCATAAATACTGAAATGGAGGCCCTGAACACTCTTGATAACTATCTAAAATCAGTTTTTGAATTACAATATTTCAATCAATAA
- a CDS encoding DUF6660 family protein has product MKWTAILLTVYFLSLNVLPCNDTSVAIEGEHTTLSIDLSDNHNFDCELCSPFCQCHCCHVHTVNFGVSHFEPLQLTIPQNNFAHFDRMGKEISIRLFQPPKG; this is encoded by the coding sequence GTGAAGTGGACGGCTATCCTTTTAACGGTCTATTTTTTGTCTCTTAATGTTCTTCCTTGCAACGATACCAGTGTTGCAATAGAGGGGGAGCATACTACACTTTCCATCGATCTATCAGACAATCACAATTTTGATTGCGAACTTTGCTCCCCATTTTGTCAGTGCCATTGCTGTCACGTTCATACCGTAAATTTTGGGGTATCTCATTTCGAACCTCTTCAACTCACAATACCACAAAATAACTTCGCCCATTTTGATCGTATGGGCAAGGAGATTTCCATCCGATTATTCCAGCCTCCAAAAGGTTAA
- a CDS encoding DUF6730 family protein: MAKLDEIAELLTEEIHSFEKSVNKLETLQASLKDYKLEPDISLVNKILWEYHEIQRKRHFELEKIVLGINNKIEKAQTIPGWQVKLFWAWSFLNLLGWGITIVFLLKT, encoded by the coding sequence ATGGCAAAACTGGATGAAATAGCGGAATTACTCACTGAGGAGATTCACAGTTTTGAAAAGAGCGTGAACAAACTGGAAACCCTTCAGGCAAGCTTGAAAGACTACAAGCTGGAGCCTGACATTTCTTTGGTGAATAAGATACTCTGGGAGTACCATGAAATCCAGCGCAAGCGTCACTTTGAGCTAGAAAAAATAGTGCTGGGGATAAATAACAAAATTGAAAAAGCCCAAACGATACCGGGTTGGCAGGTAAAACTGTTTTGGGCCTGGAGTTTTTTAAATCTATTAGGCTGGGGAATAACAATTGTTTTTTTACTTAAAACTTAA
- a CDS encoding relaxase/mobilization nuclease domain-containing protein has translation MIGKGKSIAHTRASVAYGMKQEKEFEVILKEFLSGDNPSEIAEEFRLVQEQNQRCTKNTLSFVLSPTIEDGKGLDTEDLKEITKRFMEAMQLQDRQAIAFVHRNREHTHIHLYVNRIDFHGKAYKDNYIGKRSQLAAEKVARDMGLSTARDIQELKLEELKGIRSEIKAIHDKVFAKSSIRSFDTYIAQMQQKEVHIEPYINKQGALQGFRFQYKGHDLKGSAVHRSLSAGNIAKQMNLGSLEVQRIKKDRTILISGKTLSLSPNLATTIVKKALKLALKKVRSASIEL, from the coding sequence ATGATCGGGAAAGGAAAATCCATAGCGCATACCCGGGCTTCTGTAGCCTATGGCATGAAACAGGAAAAGGAATTCGAGGTGATCCTTAAGGAGTTTTTGTCCGGGGATAACCCAAGTGAAATTGCCGAAGAATTCCGGTTGGTGCAAGAACAGAATCAGCGCTGCACGAAAAACACGCTGAGTTTTGTGTTAAGCCCGACCATTGAAGATGGGAAAGGGTTGGATACAGAAGACCTAAAGGAAATCACCAAGCGGTTTATGGAAGCAATGCAATTACAGGACCGTCAGGCCATTGCCTTTGTCCATCGAAATCGGGAACATACCCATATACATCTTTATGTAAATCGCATTGACTTTCATGGGAAAGCGTACAAGGACAACTATATCGGAAAGCGGAGCCAGCTGGCGGCTGAAAAAGTCGCACGGGACATGGGGCTATCCACGGCTAGGGATATTCAGGAACTCAAATTAGAGGAACTAAAGGGAATCCGCTCTGAGATAAAGGCGATCCACGATAAAGTGTTTGCCAAATCGAGTATTCGAAGCTTTGACACCTATATCGCCCAGATGCAGCAGAAAGAGGTACATATTGAGCCTTACATTAATAAACAAGGCGCATTACAGGGTTTTCGGTTTCAGTACAAAGGACATGACCTCAAGGGAAGTGCTGTCCACCGATCGCTTTCTGCGGGAAACATCGCTAAGCAGATGAACTTAGGATCACTGGAGGTCCAACGAATCAAAAAGGATAGGACGATACTGATATCGGGAAAGACACTATCCCTTTCCCCGAACCTGGCAACAACGATAGTAAAGAAAGCCCTGAAACTGGCCCTGAAAAAAGTGCGAAGTGCCAGCATTGAATTGTAA
- the mbpA gene encoding mobilization protein MbpA translates to MKREFVQFRCTVYEKKHLKVKARKSGLSLSEFCRRAAFEDQIIERLTQEQIEAYKMLVKYENNFKRIGNMFRQRNPGLADEVSQLADEIRMHLLSFKK, encoded by the coding sequence TTGAAACGTGAATTCGTTCAATTCCGGTGTACGGTTTACGAGAAGAAGCATCTAAAAGTTAAGGCTCGAAAGAGCGGCTTGTCTTTAAGTGAATTTTGCCGCAGAGCTGCCTTTGAGGATCAGATTATTGAGCGACTGACGCAAGAGCAGATTGAAGCCTATAAGATGTTGGTCAAATACGAGAACAACTTCAAACGGATTGGGAACATGTTTCGTCAGCGAAATCCCGGATTGGCCGATGAAGTATCACAGCTAGCCGATGAGATCCGCATGCACCTGCTGAGTTTTAAAAAATGA
- a CDS encoding helix-turn-helix domain-containing protein: protein MDNSMILERLDRIELLLSFHKEVLTFEEACLYTGMSRSYLYKLTASGIIPHSKPNGKLIFFEKAKLNSWLLRNNRKAQFEIEDAALRYSFRNR, encoded by the coding sequence ATGGACAATTCAATGATCCTGGAACGGCTGGACCGTATTGAACTTCTATTGTCTTTTCACAAGGAAGTTTTAACATTTGAAGAGGCATGTCTGTACACCGGCATGTCCCGAAGCTATCTCTACAAATTAACTGCCTCAGGTATTATTCCACACAGCAAGCCCAACGGTAAGCTCATTTTCTTTGAGAAGGCCAAACTCAATTCCTGGTTATTGCGAAATAACAGAAAGGCTCAATTCGAGATTGAGGATGCAGCTTTAAGGTATTCTTTTCGGAATCGATGA
- a CDS encoding ribose-phosphate pyrophosphokinase, translating into MSYTVPEPKLFACTQSQALGKEIAKAYGADLGKVIFSRYSDGEFQPSFEESIRGARIFIIGSTHPGPEHLMEMLLMLDAAKRASARHITAVMPYFGWARQDRKDKPRVPIAAKLVAKMLETAGATRIITMDLHADQIQGFFEKPVDHLFASTLFLPYLRKLKLDNLTIASPDMGGSKRAYAYSKALESDVVICYKQRAKANVISHMELIGDVADKNVVLVDDMVDTAGTLTKAADLMMERGAKSVRAITTHGLLSGSAYERIENSRLEELIITDSIPPRQESPKVKVLSCAELFADVMHRVHHNTSIASKFLM; encoded by the coding sequence ATGTCCTATACGGTACCGGAACCCAAGTTGTTTGCCTGCACGCAGAGCCAGGCCCTGGGTAAAGAAATTGCAAAGGCCTATGGGGCAGACCTGGGCAAGGTTATTTTTTCCCGCTACAGCGACGGCGAATTCCAGCCTTCCTTCGAGGAATCCATCCGGGGGGCGCGGATTTTCATCATCGGCTCCACCCATCCGGGTCCGGAACACCTCATGGAGATGCTCCTGATGCTCGACGCTGCCAAACGCGCCAGCGCCCGGCATATTACCGCGGTGATGCCCTACTTTGGCTGGGCCCGCCAGGACCGCAAGGACAAACCCCGCGTACCCATTGCCGCCAAACTGGTGGCCAAGATGCTGGAAACGGCCGGGGCCACGCGGATTATTACCATGGACCTGCACGCCGACCAGATCCAGGGCTTTTTCGAAAAGCCGGTAGACCACCTGTTTGCCTCCACCCTCTTCCTTCCGTATCTGCGGAAGCTGAAACTGGACAACCTGACGATTGCTTCTCCGGACATGGGGGGTTCCAAAAGGGCCTACGCCTACTCCAAGGCGCTGGAAAGCGACGTGGTGATCTGCTACAAGCAGCGGGCCAAGGCGAATGTGATCTCGCATATGGAACTGATCGGGGATGTGGCCGACAAAAACGTCGTCCTTGTGGACGATATGGTGGATACGGCCGGCACGCTTACAAAAGCGGCCGACCTGATGATGGAGCGCGGGGCAAAAAGCGTCCGGGCCATTACCACGCACGGGTTGCTGTCCGGTAGCGCGTACGAGCGGATCGAAAATTCACGGCTGGAAGAACTGATTATCACGGATTCCATCCCGCCGCGCCAGGAAAGCCCCAAGGTAAAGGTGCTCAGTTGTGCGGAACTCTTTGCGGATGTGATGCACCGGGTGCACCACAATACCTCCATCGCATCCAAATTTTTAATGTAG
- a CDS encoding 50S ribosomal protein L25/general stress protein Ctc, with protein MKSITIQGSERESVGKKASKALRNAGKVPCVVYGGEEPLHFAADEISFKDLVYTPNAHTVVIEFEDGRKIDAVLQDIQFHPVTDNILHVDFYQLFPDKEVTMKIPVRLLGNSPGVRNGGRLLFRKRKLVIRALPKNLPDFFNVDISNLKIGDLVAVDTLKSDEFTILHPDTTVVVQVKTQRKAIVIETDEEDEEGLEGEEAAAAEGAEGEASEEPAAEAQE; from the coding sequence ATGAAGTCAATTACAATTCAAGGATCAGAAAGAGAAAGCGTGGGCAAGAAGGCTAGTAAGGCCCTACGTAATGCTGGAAAGGTCCCTTGCGTGGTATACGGAGGGGAAGAACCATTACACTTTGCAGCGGATGAAATTTCGTTTAAAGACCTCGTGTACACCCCCAATGCCCATACCGTGGTAATTGAGTTCGAGGATGGCCGGAAGATCGATGCCGTATTACAGGACATCCAATTCCACCCGGTAACCGACAACATCCTGCACGTGGATTTCTACCAGTTGTTCCCGGACAAGGAAGTGACGATGAAAATCCCGGTACGCCTGCTGGGGAATTCCCCGGGGGTTCGCAACGGTGGACGCCTGCTCTTCCGCAAGCGGAAACTCGTTATCCGGGCGCTGCCGAAGAACCTGCCCGATTTCTTCAACGTGGATATTTCCAACCTGAAGATCGGCGACCTGGTAGCTGTTGATACCCTGAAAAGCGATGAATTTACCATCCTCCACCCGGATACGACCGTAGTGGTGCAGGTGAAAACGCAACGGAAGGCTATCGTCATTGAAACCGACGAGGAAGACGAAGAAGGACTGGAAGGCGAAGAGGCCGCAGCAGCGGAAGGCGCCGAAGGAGAAGCCTCCGAAGAACCGGCCGCAGAGGCCCAGGAATAA
- the pth gene encoding aminoacyl-tRNA hydrolase: MKKFLIAGLGNIGDEYAETRHNIGFRILDHLSRSEDFSFESARLGEVGTWKVKGRSLLCLKPATYMNRSGRAVQYWLDKEKIPLQNLLVVTDDLNLPFGTLRLKTKGSDGGHNGLKDIQQILGTTGYARFRFGIGSEFSKGRQVDYVLGKWEEAEQEALPERLDRSAELIRSFALAGPGITMNQFNNT, from the coding sequence ATGAAGAAATTCCTGATCGCGGGGCTCGGCAACATCGGCGACGAATACGCCGAAACCCGCCACAACATCGGATTCCGGATCCTGGACCACCTGTCCCGGTCGGAAGACTTTTCATTCGAATCGGCCCGCCTGGGAGAAGTTGGCACCTGGAAGGTGAAGGGCCGGTCCCTGCTCTGCCTGAAACCCGCCACCTACATGAACCGCAGCGGCCGGGCGGTGCAGTACTGGCTCGACAAGGAAAAAATCCCCTTGCAAAACCTGCTCGTGGTCACCGACGACCTGAACCTCCCGTTCGGCACGCTTCGCCTGAAAACCAAGGGCAGCGACGGGGGCCATAATGGGCTGAAGGACATCCAGCAAATATTGGGCACCACGGGCTATGCGCGATTCCGGTTCGGGATCGGGTCGGAATTCTCAAAAGGCCGGCAGGTGGATTACGTGTTGGGCAAATGGGAGGAAGCCGAGCAGGAAGCCCTGCCTGAAAGGCTGGACCGCTCCGCGGAACTCATCCGGAGTTTTGCGTTGGCCGGGCCGGGAATTACGATGAACCAGTTCAACAATACCTGA